From Bosea sp. NBC_00550, the proteins below share one genomic window:
- a CDS encoding transglutaminase-like domain-containing protein — translation MKLRIGYALDYDFPQPTPVILMLNVHFSRVSDLAEPDHIRIQPSVPVSAYRDGFGNWCTRLLAPQGLMRITADAIISDSGLPESHDRSAGQVPVERLPEESLVFLLASRFCDSDRLLDLAWQLFGHTQPGALRVQAICDFVNQRIAFNYNDASVTRTASDAYREGRGVCRDYAHLAIAFCRAMNIPARYCTCYLGDVGTPPPYPPGDFAASFEAYLDGGWQMFDPRNNVPRIGRVLIARGRDAADVAIATTFGPNTLTGFKVWTDEVVEGAM, via the coding sequence GTGAAACTCAGGATCGGCTACGCGCTCGACTACGATTTTCCGCAACCGACACCGGTCATCCTGATGCTGAACGTGCATTTCAGCCGGGTATCGGACTTGGCCGAACCCGACCATATCCGCATCCAGCCTTCGGTTCCCGTCAGTGCCTATCGGGACGGCTTCGGAAACTGGTGCACTCGGCTGCTGGCGCCACAGGGGTTGATGCGGATCACCGCCGACGCGATCATCTCCGATAGCGGCCTGCCCGAAAGCCATGACCGCAGTGCCGGCCAAGTGCCGGTCGAACGGCTGCCGGAGGAGAGTCTCGTCTTCCTGCTGGCGAGCCGCTTCTGCGACAGTGACCGCCTGCTCGACCTCGCCTGGCAGCTCTTCGGCCATACCCAGCCGGGCGCGCTACGTGTTCAGGCAATCTGCGATTTCGTCAACCAGCGCATCGCCTTCAACTACAACGATGCCAGCGTGACCCGCACAGCGTCCGACGCCTATCGTGAAGGCCGCGGCGTCTGCCGCGACTACGCTCATCTCGCGATCGCCTTCTGCCGGGCGATGAACATCCCGGCACGCTATTGCACCTGCTATCTCGGCGATGTCGGCACGCCGCCGCCTTATCCGCCAGGCGATTTCGCGGCGTCTTTCGAAGCCTATCTCGACGGCGGCTGGCAGATGTTCGATCCGCGCAACAACGTGCCGCGCATCGGCCGCGTGCTGATCGCGCGCGGGCGTGATGCGGCCGATGTCGCCATCGCCACCACATTCGGGCCGAACACGCTGACAGGGTTCAAGGTCTGGACCGACGAGGTGGTGGAAGGGGCGATGTAG